In Paraburkholderia bryophila, a single genomic region encodes these proteins:
- the gyrA gene encoding DNA gyrase subunit A: protein MDQFAKETLPISLEEEMRRSYLDYAMSVIVGRALPDVRDGLKPVHRRVLYAMHELNNDWNRAYKKSARIVGDVIGKYHPHGDTAVYDTIVRMAQHFSLRYMLVDGQGNFGSVDGDNAAAMRYTEIRMAKIGHELLADIDKETVDFTPNYDGSENEPAILPARIPNLLINGSSGIAVGMATNIPPHNLNEVVDACQHLLKNPEATIDELIEIIPAPDFPTAGIIYGVAGVRDGYRTGRGRVLMRALTHFEEIDRGQRMSIIVDELPYQVNKRSLLERIAELVNEKKLEGISDIRDESDKSGMRVVIELKRGEVPEVVLNNLYKATQLQDTFGMNMVALVDGQPKLLNLKEMLSCFLSHRREVLTRRTVYELRKARERGHVLEGLAVALANIDEFIALIKGAPTPPIAKQELMARPWDSSLVREMLSRAESENASAGGREAYRPDGLNPAFGMQSDGLYRLSDTQAQEILQMRLQRLTGLEQDKIIGEYREVMAQIADLLDILARPERITAIIVDELTSIKAEFGDARRSKIEMNATELNTEDLITPQEMVVTMSHAGYVKSQPLSEYSAQKRGGRGKQATAMKEDDWIDTLFIANTHDHILCFSNRGRVYSVKVYEVPQGSRNSRGRPIVNIFPLQEGEKITVVLPVKEFSADKFVFMGTALGTVKKTPLEAFGRVLRKGIIAVGLDDGDYLIGAAITDGQHDVMLFSDSGKAVRFDENDVRPMGREARGVRGMQLEDGQNVIALLVAGDEQQSVLTATENGFGKRTPIIEYTRHGRGTKGMIAIQTSERNGRVVAATLVDQEAQIMLITNTGVLIRTRVSEIREMGRATQGVTLISLDEGTKLSGLQQVAEAEAEGDVEGDTEGPAEGENGGDEGGAA from the coding sequence ATGGATCAATTCGCCAAAGAGACTCTGCCAATCTCCCTAGAGGAGGAAATGCGCCGTTCGTATCTCGATTACGCGATGAGCGTGATCGTGGGGCGTGCGCTTCCCGATGTTCGCGATGGCCTGAAGCCGGTGCACCGGCGCGTGCTGTACGCGATGCACGAACTGAACAACGACTGGAACCGGGCTTACAAGAAGTCGGCGCGTATTGTCGGCGACGTCATCGGTAAGTACCACCCGCACGGCGACACGGCTGTTTACGACACCATCGTCCGGATGGCGCAGCACTTCTCGCTGCGCTACATGCTGGTGGACGGTCAGGGCAACTTCGGTTCCGTGGACGGCGACAACGCCGCCGCGATGCGATACACCGAAATCCGCATGGCGAAGATCGGCCACGAACTGCTGGCCGACATCGACAAGGAAACGGTCGACTTCACGCCGAACTACGACGGCAGTGAAAACGAACCGGCCATCCTGCCCGCGCGCATTCCCAATCTGCTGATCAATGGCTCGTCGGGAATCGCGGTCGGCATGGCGACCAACATTCCGCCGCACAACCTCAACGAGGTCGTCGACGCTTGCCAGCATCTGCTTAAGAATCCGGAAGCCACGATCGACGAACTGATCGAGATCATTCCGGCGCCCGATTTCCCGACCGCCGGCATCATCTACGGCGTGGCCGGCGTACGCGACGGCTATCGCACCGGCCGCGGCCGCGTGTTGATGCGCGCGCTCACGCACTTCGAGGAAATCGACCGCGGTCAGCGCATGTCGATCATCGTCGACGAACTGCCGTACCAGGTGAACAAGCGCTCACTTCTGGAGCGCATTGCCGAGCTGGTCAACGAGAAGAAGCTCGAAGGCATTTCCGATATCCGCGACGAGTCCGACAAGAGCGGCATGCGTGTCGTGATCGAGCTCAAGCGCGGTGAAGTGCCGGAAGTCGTGCTCAACAATCTGTACAAGGCGACCCAGCTTCAGGACACCTTCGGCATGAACATGGTCGCGCTGGTCGACGGCCAGCCGAAGCTGCTGAACCTGAAGGAAATGCTGTCGTGCTTCCTGTCGCATCGCCGGGAAGTGTTGACGCGGCGCACTGTATACGAGCTGCGCAAGGCGCGCGAACGCGGTCACGTGCTCGAAGGTCTGGCGGTTGCGCTCGCCAACATCGACGAGTTCATCGCGCTCATCAAGGGTGCGCCGACTCCGCCGATCGCGAAGCAGGAATTGATGGCGCGTCCGTGGGATTCGTCGCTGGTGCGCGAAATGTTGTCGCGCGCCGAGTCGGAAAACGCGTCGGCCGGTGGTCGCGAAGCCTATCGTCCGGACGGGTTGAACCCGGCGTTCGGTATGCAGTCCGACGGCCTCTACCGTCTGTCCGACACCCAGGCTCAGGAAATTCTGCAGATGCGTCTGCAACGCCTGACGGGTCTCGAGCAGGACAAGATCATCGGCGAGTATCGCGAAGTGATGGCGCAAATCGCCGACCTGCTGGACATTCTGGCTCGCCCGGAACGCATTACGGCGATCATCGTCGACGAACTGACGTCGATAAAAGCCGAATTTGGCGACGCGCGCCGCTCGAAGATCGAGATGAACGCGACCGAGCTGAACACGGAAGACCTGATCACGCCGCAGGAAATGGTCGTGACCATGTCGCATGCCGGCTATGTGAAGTCGCAGCCGCTGTCCGAATACAGTGCGCAGAAGCGTGGTGGCCGCGGCAAGCAGGCCACGGCCATGAAAGAAGACGACTGGATCGACACGCTGTTCATCGCGAACACGCACGACCACATTCTGTGCTTCTCGAACCGCGGTCGCGTGTACAGCGTGAAGGTCTACGAAGTGCCGCAAGGTTCGCGCAACTCGCGCGGCCGTCCGATCGTGAATATCTTCCCGCTGCAGGAAGGCGAAAAGATTACGGTTGTCTTGCCGGTCAAGGAATTCTCGGCCGACAAATTCGTGTTCATGGGCACCGCGTTAGGAACGGTAAAAAAGACGCCGCTGGAAGCCTTTGGCCGCGTGCTGCGCAAAGGTATTATTGCGGTCGGTCTGGATGACGGCGATTACCTGATTGGCGCCGCGATCACAGACGGCCAGCACGACGTGATGCTGTTCTCGGATTCGGGCAAGGCGGTTCGCTTCGACGAGAACGACGTGCGTCCGATGGGCCGTGAGGCGCGCGGCGTGCGCGGCATGCAGCTCGAAGACGGCCAGAACGTGATCGCGTTGCTGGTGGCCGGCGACGAGCAGCAGTCGGTGCTCACCGCTACCGAAAACGGTTTTGGCAAGCGTACGCCGATCATCGAGTACACCCGTCACGGGCGCGGCACGAAGGGCATGATCGCGATTCAGACGTCGGAGCGCAACGGCCGCGTCGTCGCCGCAACGCTGGTCGATCAGGAAGCGCAGATCATGTTGATCACCAATACGGGCGTGCTGATCCGCACGCGCGTGTCGGAAATCCGCGAAATGGGCCGTGCAACCCAAGGTGTTACACTCATCAGCCTTGACGAAGGGACCAAGCTTTCAGGTCTGCAACAGGTTGCTGAAGCGGAAGCTGAGGGCGATGTGGAAGGCGACACCGAAGGTCCGGCCGAAGGTGAAAACGGCGGTGACGAGGGTGGGGCAGCCTGA
- a CDS encoding DUF2059 domain-containing protein produces the protein MQKRFKQLMLLAALVPTFAMAQALQSPAPAAPAAAAAPVDPAKQAAIKDLLDAIDAQKLVGAIGNSAQMQAKQLVPAILSDALSENKTMTDKQKQASVPTLQKNAVPKLVDGAGQVFATDSFRSDAMQAQYDAYAKYYSTSEIKDLTAFYKSPTGRKFIQVQDQVGRDVVNGLMQKYMPQSIKATRDQADKEVASVKPAK, from the coding sequence ATGCAAAAACGATTCAAACAACTGATGTTGCTGGCTGCCCTCGTGCCGACCTTTGCTATGGCTCAAGCGCTTCAGAGCCCGGCTCCGGCGGCTCCGGCTGCTGCCGCAGCACCGGTTGATCCGGCCAAGCAGGCTGCTATCAAAGATCTGCTGGACGCAATCGACGCACAGAAGCTCGTCGGCGCGATCGGCAACAGCGCCCAGATGCAAGCCAAGCAGCTGGTTCCGGCCATCCTGTCGGACGCCCTGAGCGAAAACAAGACGATGACGGACAAGCAGAAGCAGGCTTCCGTCCCGACGCTGCAAAAGAATGCAGTGCCGAAGCTGGTTGACGGCGCAGGTCAAGTGTTCGCAACGGACTCTTTCCGTTCGGACGCAATGCAAGCTCAGTACGACGCTTACGCGAAGTACTACAGCACGTCGGAAATCAAGGATCTGACCGCGTTCTACAAGAGCCCGACCGGCCGCAAGTTCATCCAGGTACAAGACCAGGTTGGCCGCGACGTCGTGAATGGCTTGATGCAAAAGTACATGCCGCAATCGATCAAGGCAACGCGTGACCAGGCAGACAAGGAAGTCGCTTCGGTCAAGCCGGCCAAGTAA
- the serC gene encoding 3-phosphoserine/phosphohydroxythreonine transaminase — translation MRVFNFSAGPAAMPEEVLRQAADEMLDWQGSGMSVMEMSHRGKEFMSIHEQALVDLRDLLEVPASHRILFLQGGGLGENAIVPMNLLAAKPRADFIVTGSWSQKSFKEAQKYGAVHLAASGQTADGFTRSPARSEWQLSDDPAYVHLCTNETIHGVETFEIPDIGDIPLVADASSHILSRPMDIAKYGVLFGGAQKNIGMAGVTVVIVREDMLDRALSICPSAFEWKTVAENNSMYNTPPTYAIYIAGLVFKWLKKQGGLVEMEARNFEKSKLLYDTVDSSSFYLNKVERGSRSRMNVPFFLADESRNDDFLAGAKARGMVQLKGHKSVGGMRASIYNAVPLEGVNALVEYMKEFEQRSA, via the coding sequence ATGCGCGTCTTTAATTTCTCCGCCGGCCCCGCGGCCATGCCCGAAGAAGTGCTGCGTCAGGCAGCCGACGAGATGCTCGATTGGCAAGGCAGCGGCATGAGCGTGATGGAAATGAGCCATCGCGGCAAAGAATTCATGTCGATCCACGAGCAAGCGCTCGTCGATCTGCGCGACCTGCTTGAAGTGCCGGCAAGCCATCGCATTCTGTTTCTGCAGGGCGGCGGTCTCGGCGAGAACGCGATTGTCCCGATGAACCTGCTTGCCGCGAAACCGCGCGCGGATTTCATCGTGACCGGTTCGTGGTCGCAGAAGTCGTTCAAGGAAGCGCAAAAATACGGCGCCGTGCATCTCGCCGCGAGCGGTCAGACGGCGGACGGTTTCACGCGTTCGCCCGCGCGCTCGGAATGGCAGTTGTCGGACGATCCGGCTTACGTGCATCTGTGCACGAACGAAACGATTCACGGCGTCGAAACGTTCGAGATTCCTGACATCGGCGATATTCCGCTGGTGGCCGACGCGTCGTCGCATATTCTGTCGCGCCCCATGGACATCGCCAAATACGGCGTGCTGTTCGGCGGCGCGCAGAAGAATATCGGCATGGCGGGCGTGACGGTGGTGATCGTGCGTGAAGACATGCTGGATCGCGCGCTGTCGATCTGCCCGTCGGCGTTCGAGTGGAAAACCGTCGCCGAAAACAATTCGATGTACAACACGCCGCCCACCTATGCGATCTATATCGCCGGGCTGGTGTTCAAGTGGTTGAAGAAGCAGGGCGGCCTCGTTGAAATGGAAGCGCGCAACTTCGAAAAGTCGAAGCTGTTATACGACACGGTCGACTCCAGCAGCTTCTATCTGAACAAGGTCGAACGTGGCTCGCGCTCGAGGATGAACGTACCGTTCTTCCTCGCCGACGAGTCGCGCAACGATGATTTCCTGGCCGGTGCGAAAGCCCGGGGAATGGTGCAGCTAAAGGGCCACAAGTCCGTTGGCGGCATGCGGGCGTCGATTTATAACGCCGTCCCGCTCGAAGGCGTCAACGCGCTTGTCGAATACATGAAGGAATTCGAACAGCGCAGCGCCTGA
- the pheA gene encoding prephenate dehydratase produces the protein MDDELNTRLKPLRERIDALDAQLIALLNQRAAVALEVGEVKKHFNAPVFRPEREQQVIARLQDMSDGPLASEHISAIWREIMAASRALEKTIKAAYLGPVGTYSEQAMHEYFGQSIEGLPCPSIDEVFRSVEAGAAEFGVVPVENSTEGAVSRTLDLLLQTQLTIGGELALPIHHNLLSLNGGLTGVTRVCAHAQALAQCQRWLSTNAPHLERQAVSSNAEAARMAAADPTIAAIAGDRAATHYGLQVAYALIQDDPHNRTRFVMIGKQPGGPSGYDQTSLIVSVANEPGAMVKLLEPLARHSVSMTRFESRPARVGTWEYYFYIDVEGHRDDPGVAAALAELGEKAAFLKILGSYPRAR, from the coding sequence ATGGACGACGAACTCAATACCCGACTCAAACCCCTTCGCGAACGCATCGACGCGCTCGACGCGCAGTTGATCGCGCTTCTCAATCAGCGCGCCGCGGTGGCGCTCGAAGTGGGTGAGGTCAAGAAGCATTTCAACGCGCCGGTGTTCCGCCCCGAGCGCGAGCAGCAGGTGATCGCGCGTCTGCAAGACATGAGCGACGGGCCGCTCGCGAGCGAGCACATCAGCGCAATCTGGCGCGAGATCATGGCCGCGAGCCGCGCGCTCGAAAAGACCATCAAGGCCGCGTACCTCGGGCCGGTTGGCACGTACAGCGAACAGGCCATGCACGAGTACTTCGGTCAGTCGATCGAAGGCCTGCCGTGCCCGTCGATCGACGAAGTGTTTCGCTCGGTCGAAGCCGGCGCTGCGGAATTCGGCGTCGTGCCGGTCGAGAATTCGACCGAAGGCGCGGTCTCGCGCACGCTCGATCTGCTGCTGCAAACGCAACTCACGATCGGCGGTGAACTGGCTTTGCCGATTCATCACAATCTGCTGTCGCTGAACGGCGGTTTGACCGGCGTGACACGCGTATGCGCGCATGCGCAGGCGCTCGCACAATGCCAGCGCTGGCTGTCGACGAACGCACCGCATCTGGAGCGCCAGGCGGTGTCGAGCAACGCTGAAGCGGCGCGCATGGCGGCGGCCGATCCGACCATCGCGGCGATCGCCGGCGATCGCGCGGCGACCCACTACGGTCTGCAAGTCGCCTACGCGTTGATCCAGGACGATCCGCACAATCGCACGCGCTTCGTGATGATCGGCAAGCAGCCGGGTGGTCCGAGCGGGTACGACCAGACCTCGCTGATCGTGTCGGTGGCGAACGAGCCCGGCGCCATGGTCAAGCTGCTGGAACCGCTGGCGCGCCATAGCGTGTCCATGACCCGTTTCGAATCGCGTCCGGCGCGCGTCGGTACGTGGGAGTACTACTTCTACATCGACGTCGAAGGTCATCGCGACGATCCGGGCGTGGCCGCCGCGCTCGCCGAACTCGGCGAGAAGGCCGCGTTTCTGAAGATTCTGGGCTCGTATCCGCGCGCCCGTTAA
- the hisC gene encoding histidinol-phosphate transaminase: MTASFGPSYVRAIAPYVAGKPISEVAREFGLDEASIVKLASNENPLGMPESAQRAMAKAASELGRYPDANAFELKSALSERYGVPAEWITLGNGSNDILEIAAHAFVEKGQSIIYAQYSFAVYALATQGLGARAIVVPAVEYGHDLDAMLAAITDDTRLIFVANPNNPTGTFIEGPKLEAFLDKVPRNVAVVLDEAYTEYLPQEKRYDSIAWVRRYPNLLVSRTFSKAFGLAGLRVGFAIAQPELTDLLNRLRQPFNVNTLAQAAAIAALNDTAFLEKSAALNAQGYRRLTEAFDKLGLEYVPSDGNFVLVHVGNDDSAGNRVNLALLKQGVIVRPVGNYGLPQWLRITIGLPEENEAFIAALEKTLAAA; this comes from the coding sequence ATGACAGCGTCTTTCGGTCCTTCCTATGTGCGCGCGATTGCCCCTTACGTCGCCGGTAAGCCGATTTCGGAAGTGGCCCGCGAGTTTGGTCTGGACGAAGCGAGCATCGTGAAGCTGGCGTCGAATGAAAACCCGCTGGGCATGCCGGAATCGGCGCAACGCGCCATGGCGAAAGCCGCCAGCGAACTGGGCCGCTATCCGGACGCGAATGCGTTCGAACTGAAGAGCGCGCTGAGCGAGCGTTACGGCGTGCCAGCCGAGTGGATCACGCTCGGCAACGGCAGCAACGACATTCTCGAAATCGCCGCGCACGCGTTCGTGGAGAAGGGCCAGTCGATCATCTACGCGCAGTATTCGTTCGCGGTGTACGCCTTGGCCACGCAAGGCCTGGGCGCACGCGCGATCGTTGTGCCGGCCGTCGAATACGGTCATGACCTCGACGCAATGCTCGCCGCGATCACCGACGACACGCGTCTGATCTTCGTCGCCAATCCGAACAACCCGACCGGCACGTTTATCGAAGGTCCGAAGCTCGAGGCGTTCCTCGACAAGGTGCCGCGCAACGTGGCCGTCGTGCTCGACGAGGCGTACACCGAATATCTGCCGCAAGAGAAGCGCTACGACTCGATCGCCTGGGTGCGTCGTTATCCGAATCTGCTGGTGTCGCGCACGTTCTCGAAGGCGTTTGGCCTGGCCGGCCTGCGCGTGGGCTTCGCGATCGCGCAGCCGGAATTGACCGATCTGCTGAACCGTCTGCGTCAGCCGTTCAACGTGAACACGCTCGCGCAAGCGGCGGCAATCGCTGCGCTGAACGACACGGCGTTTCTGGAAAAGAGCGCAGCGCTCAACGCGCAAGGCTATCGCCGTTTGACCGAGGCGTTCGACAAGCTTGGTCTCGAATACGTGCCGTCGGACGGCAACTTCGTGCTGGTGCACGTGGGTAATGACGACTCGGCCGGCAACCGCGTCAACCTGGCGTTGCTGAAGCAGGGCGTGATCGTGCGTCCGGTTGGCAACTACGGTTTGCCGCAATGGCTGCGTATTACGATCGGTCTGCCGGAAGAAAACGAAGCATTCATCGCGGCGCTCGAAAAGACGCTCGCCGCCGCTTGA
- a CDS encoding prephenate dehydrogenase produces MTDVAAFSFNKLVIFGVGLIGGSLARALRERGETTGARKVIGVGRSSASSARALELGVIDSAVALNDDSALREALSGADFVLLAAPVAQTQPLLERIAPFLDAETIVTDAGSTKSDVVAAARAALGARIGQFVPGHPIAGREASGPDAALPDLYVNRNVVLCPLPENAAEAVERVAAMWRATGASVRDMSPEQHDRVLASVSHLPHVLSFALVEQILNSPDAALKFSFAAGGFRDFTRIAASSPEMWRDVCVANRAALLEELDSYTAVLARLRAAIEAGDGATLEAVFARSRVARSEWQEQRSAGVAHSDASK; encoded by the coding sequence ATGACCGACGTGGCTGCGTTTTCTTTTAACAAGTTGGTGATTTTCGGTGTCGGCCTGATCGGCGGATCGCTGGCGCGCGCGTTGCGCGAGCGCGGCGAGACGACGGGCGCGCGCAAGGTGATCGGCGTCGGGCGCTCGTCCGCGTCGAGCGCGCGGGCGCTGGAATTGGGTGTGATCGACAGCGCCGTGGCGTTGAACGACGACAGCGCGCTACGCGAGGCGTTGTCCGGCGCGGACTTCGTGCTGCTGGCGGCGCCCGTCGCGCAAACGCAGCCTTTGCTCGAACGTATTGCGCCGTTTCTCGACGCAGAGACGATCGTCACCGATGCCGGCAGCACCAAGTCCGACGTAGTCGCCGCCGCCCGCGCGGCGCTCGGTGCCCGCATCGGCCAGTTCGTGCCGGGGCATCCGATTGCCGGCCGCGAAGCGAGCGGCCCGGATGCCGCGTTGCCCGACCTGTATGTGAACCGCAATGTCGTGCTGTGCCCGTTGCCCGAGAATGCGGCTGAGGCGGTCGAGCGTGTTGCCGCGATGTGGCGTGCCACCGGCGCCAGCGTGCGCGATATGTCGCCCGAACAGCATGATCGCGTGCTGGCGTCGGTCAGTCATTTGCCGCACGTGTTGTCGTTCGCGCTGGTCGAACAGATTCTCAATTCGCCGGACGCCGCGTTGAAGTTTTCGTTCGCGGCGGGCGGCTTTCGCGACTTCACGCGCATCGCGGCGTCGAGCCCGGAAATGTGGCGCGACGTGTGCGTCGCCAATCGCGCCGCGCTGCTTGAAGAGCTCGACAGCTACACGGCCGTGCTCGCGCGCTTGCGCGCAGCGATCGAGGCCGGCGACGGCGCGACGCTCGAAGCCGTGTTCGCGCGCTCGCGCGTGGCGCGTAGCGAGTGGCAGGAACAGCGCTCGGCCGGCGTCGCGCATAGCGACGCGTCGAAATAA
- the aroA gene encoding 3-phosphoshikimate 1-carboxyvinyltransferase — MEFLDLGPFSRASGTIRLPGSKSISNRVLLLAALAEGETTITNLLDSDDTRVMLDALEKLGVRLKRDGDTCVVTGTRGAFTARTADLFLGNAGTAVRPLTAALAVNGGDYRIHGVPRMHERPIGDLVDGLRQIGARVDYEENEGYPPLRIRPAQISAEAPIRVRGDVSSQFLTSLLMTLPLLRTESGVSTVQVDGELISKPYIEITIKLMERFGIKVERHGWHQFVVPAGQRYQSPGTMMVEGDASSASYFLAAGALGGGPLKVEGVGRASIQGDVGFADALIRMGANLQMGDDWIEVRGVGHDSGKLEPIDMDCNLIPDAAMTIAVAALFADGATTLRNIASWRVKETDRLAAMATELRKVGAKVQEGEDYLVIEPPEKLIPNAAIDTYDDHRMAMCFSLVSLGGVPIRINDPKCVGKTFPDYFERFTALAQP; from the coding sequence ATGGAATTCCTCGACCTCGGACCTTTTTCCCGTGCGTCCGGCACGATTCGTCTGCCTGGCTCGAAGAGCATTTCGAATCGGGTGCTGCTGCTGGCGGCGCTTGCCGAAGGCGAAACGACGATCACCAATCTGCTCGACTCCGACGACACCCGCGTGATGCTCGACGCGCTCGAAAAGCTCGGCGTGCGTCTGAAGCGCGACGGCGACACCTGCGTCGTGACCGGCACGCGCGGCGCGTTCACGGCGCGCACGGCGGATCTGTTTCTCGGTAACGCGGGCACGGCGGTGCGTCCGCTGACCGCGGCGCTGGCGGTGAACGGCGGCGACTATCGCATTCACGGCGTGCCGCGTATGCATGAGCGGCCGATCGGCGATCTGGTCGACGGCTTGCGTCAGATCGGCGCGCGCGTCGATTACGAAGAGAACGAAGGCTATCCGCCGCTGCGCATTCGCCCGGCGCAGATTTCCGCCGAGGCGCCGATCCGCGTGCGCGGCGACGTGTCGAGCCAGTTCCTCACGTCACTGCTGATGACGCTGCCGCTGCTGCGCACCGAAAGCGGCGTGAGCACCGTGCAGGTGGACGGCGAACTGATCTCGAAGCCGTACATCGAGATCACGATCAAGCTGATGGAGCGCTTCGGCATCAAGGTCGAGCGTCATGGCTGGCATCAGTTCGTCGTGCCGGCAGGGCAGCGGTATCAGTCGCCGGGCACGATGATGGTGGAAGGCGATGCGTCGTCGGCGTCGTATTTCCTCGCGGCCGGCGCGCTCGGCGGCGGGCCGCTGAAAGTGGAAGGCGTGGGCCGCGCGAGCATTCAGGGCGACGTCGGCTTTGCCGACGCGCTGATCCGCATGGGCGCGAACCTGCAAATGGGCGACGACTGGATCGAAGTGCGCGGCGTTGGTCACGACAGCGGCAAGCTCGAGCCGATCGATATGGACTGCAATCTGATCCCCGACGCGGCCATGACGATCGCCGTCGCCGCGCTGTTCGCGGACGGCGCGACCACACTGCGCAATATCGCCAGCTGGCGCGTGAAGGAAACCGACCGGCTCGCCGCGATGGCGACCGAACTGCGCAAGGTCGGCGCCAAGGTGCAGGAGGGCGAGGACTATCTCGTCATCGAGCCGCCCGAAAAGCTGATTCCGAATGCCGCGATCGACACTTACGACGATCACCGCATGGCCATGTGCTTTTCGCTGGTGAGCCTCGGCGGCGTGCCGATCCGGATCAACGACCCGAAGTGCGTCGGCAAGACATTTCCCGATTATTTCGAGCGCTTTACCGCGCTTGCTCAACCCTGA
- the cmk gene encoding (d)CMP kinase, with translation MKPTRPFHQTPVITIDGPSASGKGTVAALVAASLGFHLLDSGALYRLAALASCRYNVAADDADALVKLIDELHITFREGLAQLDGVDVSADIRAEEVGSRASAIAVHAPVRAALVARQRAFRKEPGLVADGRDMGTVIFQDAVLKVFMTASVEARAARRHKQLIQKGFSANIDDLLRDLRERDERDSQRTAAPLKPAADAKLLDTSALSIDQAVEHVVQWYEALVPHA, from the coding sequence ATGAAACCGACCCGTCCCTTTCACCAGACGCCCGTCATTACGATCGACGGCCCGAGTGCCTCCGGCAAAGGCACCGTGGCCGCGCTGGTTGCCGCGAGCCTCGGCTTTCACCTGCTGGATAGCGGCGCGCTGTACCGGCTCGCCGCATTGGCGAGCTGCCGCTACAACGTCGCGGCCGATGACGCCGACGCCTTGGTCAAACTGATCGACGAGCTGCACATCACGTTTCGCGAGGGACTGGCGCAACTCGACGGCGTGGATGTGTCCGCCGACATTCGTGCCGAGGAAGTCGGCAGCCGGGCCTCGGCGATCGCCGTGCATGCTCCCGTGCGAGCCGCGCTGGTGGCTCGTCAGCGGGCGTTTCGCAAGGAACCTGGGCTAGTGGCCGACGGCCGGGATATGGGCACGGTGATCTTCCAGGATGCCGTGCTGAAGGTGTTCATGACCGCCAGTGTCGAGGCCCGCGCGGCCCGCCGGCATAAGCAATTGATCCAAAAAGGTTTTTCTGCTAATATAGATGACTTGCTCCGGGATTTGCGTGAGCGCGACGAGCGTGACAGTCAACGCACGGCCGCGCCGCTCAAGCCCGCAGCGGATGCAAAGCTGCTTGATACCTCGGCATTGTCGATCGACCAAGCGGTTGAGCACGTGGTGCAGTGGTATGAAGCTTTAGTCCCGCACGCCTGA